The sequence below is a genomic window from Aspergillus nidulans FGSC A4 chromosome V.
agctgctgccgccgctctGGATTCGCTTTTCACCGTAGGGTGAAACAGTAAGCAAGTCGGCACCGCGGTCCGTCAGCCGTTTTGGTTCAGGCATGGTAGATAGATTATCCCTAGTGAGCATGTAAGCTATGAGAGAGTATCACCTTGAGATCAAGGTATAAAGACCTCTAGTTTGCCCACCCTTGGCCGAGAACATCAGCTCTGCCGGACAGACAACAAGAAACAAAAAGCCGATCCTTTGTTTTCCAAGATGTATCAACgcgctcttctcttctctgctCTTTTATCCGTGTCGCGGGCCCAGCAGGCAGGCACCGCACAGGAGGAAGTGCATCCCTCTTTGACATGGCAGAGGTGCGAGGCCAGTGGATCGTGCACCGAAGTTGCGGGTTCCGTCGTGCTGGATTCCAACTGGCGCTGGACACACTCGGTTGATGGGTACACCAACTGCTACACTGGCAACGAGGTAAGTTTCTTCCTGGTCAATCTTCTCAATTGCCAGCCGGCTAATCCCCTATATAGTGGGATGCAACCTTGTGCCCCGACAACGAGTCATGCGCTCAGAACTGCGCTGTTGACGGCGCCGACTACGAGGCTACCTACGGTATCACGTCAAATGGCGACTCGTTGACTCTTAAGTTCGTCACTGGTTCCAACGTCGGCTCTCGTGTCTACCTGATggaggacgacgagaccTACCAGATGTTCGACCTGCTCAACAACGAGTTCACCTTTGACGTTGACGTCTCCAACCTCCCTTGCGGTCTGAACGGCGCTCTCTACTTCACCTCGATGGACGCAGATGGCGGCTTGAGCAAGTACGAAGGCAACACCGCCGGCGCCAAGTATGGAACTGGCTACTGCGACTCTCAATGCCCTCGTGATATCAAGTTCATCAACGGATTGGTGAGTTTTCTAGATTCCATGACATTTGAGGAATAGATTAGCTAACGCTTGCTCAGGGCAACGTTGAGGGATGGGAACCCTCCGACAGCGACGCCAACGCGGGCGTTGGTGGAATGGGTACTTGCTGCCCTGAGATGGATATCTGGGAAGCCAACAGCATCTCCACCGCCTACACCCCCCACCCTTGCGACAGTGTCGAGCAGACCATGTGCGAGGGCGATTCTTGTGGCGGTACATACTCCGACGACCGCTACGGCGGTACCTGCGACCCTGACGGTTGCGACTTCAACTCCTACCGTATGGGCAACACCAGCTTCTACGGCCCCGGCGCCATTATCGACACCTCCTCGAAATTCACTGTCGTGACCCAGTTCATCGCCGACGGCGGTTCCCTTTCCGAGATCAAGCGCTTCTATGTCCAGAACGGCGAGGTGATCCCCAACTCTGAGTCCAACATCTCCGGCGTCGAAGGCAACTCCATCACCTCGGAATTCTGCACTGCCCAGAAAACAGCGTTCGGCGACGAGGACATCTTTGCTCAGCACGGCGGCCTCAGCGCCATGGGCGATGCCGCATCCGCCATGGTTCTCATCCTCAGTATCTGGGATGACCACCACTCCAGCATGATGTGGCTTGACAGCTCTTACCCCACCGATGCTGACCCAAGCCAGCCTGGTGTTGCCCGTGGCACTTGCGAGCAGGGTGCTGGTGACCCTGATGTTGTTGAGTCTGAGCACGCCGATGCCTCTGTGACCTTCTCCAACATCAAGTTCGGTCCGATCGGCTCCACCTTTTAAGCGTGACGCTTAGTGCCATTGTACTTTGAGTATATGGTATCACCGGAAAGACATTTGAGAACGTTCTTGTACATAGTGGCTCTAGATTCTGCCGGGTTATCAGGTTGTTCTCCTTTTGTCTCAGTATATGGTTAAACAACTGGACCACTTTTTtgagcagcgccagcactTGATTTTGCTTTGTACTTTCGGTTCTCCTGTTACTTCTTCAAAATTTCGAATGGAATATCTTGACATACAATACTTTCTTGAGTCCCAACAATTCTCTCAGAAACACCTTCAATAATCATGTAGTCGAGTGTCTTCCTCAATCACCAAAGCAGTGGTAAAGAAAGGTAGACTCATGGCGCCGCTAAATCACATGATATCAGAGGACAGCCTCTGCTCTCAGGCGGGAGTTAACAGGAGTGTATGAACAATAAAGATCAGAATAGCTGCACTGGTTAACATGTTTGGAACATCAGCCTTGGCTCGGTACAACTAAGAATGAGGCTAGACTTAGCAAGCCGGACGTGAGTCAATAGATCGTTTTTGAAGGCAGAGAGAGtaaggaaaaagcaaggaaCGATGAAGCACGTGGCATAAACTAGTGATATCAGGGATAATGCTCTGGCTTGGGTGGAGAGTTGGAAATGCACATATTGCATGAGAATGGTCAATGCTGCTGTGTTCCTGCAGCTGAGTTCTGAAACCAGGCTGGTAATTGCTATTCGGTAGTGCCATTGAAGCTGATATCGACTTAAGACTGAAATGGTCCTAATATATACAATTGTAGGACATATCGTCTTTTTCATGTTAGCCGAGAGCGGCCATCACTCTTGTCAATCTGACCAAAGGTAAGAGATGATGCACACTATTGTCTGTGCTAGTTAGACATTTTCAATATGGTTTGATTGTGAGATATAATACAACTGGGGTATTGCGGATAGTGTATAGAACGCGCCATGATGTCAAGGTTCTCTGCTGACTGTTTCCAGACAGGTGGAAATGAAACCATTAGTGCGCTTGTAGCAGTCTTTTCAGCATCAATTTTACAGGTCCTTCCTGTAGTAGAGTCGGTGGAACATCCCATCTCTGCAAGAGTACTATTGATAGGCGGAGTATTCTCGGCCCGCACTTACAAACAAAACAAATTATCCCAGGAAAGCTTGAAGCTCCATTCCAAAAATCCGACAATCCCCAAGGGCAGCTTCTGAATTGCATTCTACAAAATCCAGACAACTAGACGTGTCTTGCCACAATGTTCGACACAGTCTGCACCCTTCCGCTAAGCGCAGACCTCTTCGCGCAAGCAATTCACCCCTCCGAACCTATCATCTCAGTCGGCCTATCAACAGGGCATGTCCAGACGTTCCGACTCCCcactgaagaagaggaggagcatAGTGATGACGAGCAGGCGTCGGTCTCTAGCTCGCGCAATGGCAAGGGTCATATTGATACAATGTGGCGGACAAGGCGGCATAAGGGGAGTTGTCGCACGTTGACGTTTGGGATCGATGGAGAGATGCTGTATTCTGCGGGTACGGATGGGCTGGTTAAAGCTGCGAAGGCCGAGACGGGGGTTGTTGAAAACAAGATCTTGATCCCGACGGCGAAAGATGGGTGTGTGCCATCTTGATTATACTCAATGGCTTGTCATTGGCTTCGAATGCTGACAATTTTTCTACTGCTTGACAGGTCGGTCGATGCGCCTACCGTTGTTCATGCACTCTCCCCGCAGACGTTACTACTCGCTACAGACTCGAGCAAACTGCACTTATATGACCTGCGTGTCCCTTACTCGAAG
It includes:
- a CDS encoding protein cbhA (transcript_id=CADANIAT00003171); translated protein: MYQRALLFSALLSVSRAQQAGTAQEEVHPSLTWQRCEASGSCTEVAGSVVLDSNWRWTHSVDGYTNCYTGNEWDATLCPDNESCAQNCAVDGADYEATYGITSNGDSLTLKFVTGSNVGSRVYLMEDDETYQMFDLLNNEFTFDVDVSNLPCGLNGALYFTSMDADGGLSKYEGNTAGAKYGTGYCDSQCPRDIKFINGLGNVEGWEPSDSDANAGVGGMGTCCPEMDIWEANSISTAYTPHPCDSVEQTMCEGDSCGGTYSDDRYGGTCDPDGCDFNSYRMGNTSFYGPGAIIDTSSKFTVVTQFIADGGSLSEIKRFYVQNGEVIPNSESNISGVEGNSITSEFCTAQKTAFGDEDIFAQHGGLSAMGDAASAMVLILSIWDDHHSSMMWLDSSYPTDADPSQPGVARGTCEQGAGDPDVVESEHADASVTFSNIKFGPIGSTF